In Capsicum annuum cultivar UCD-10X-F1 unplaced genomic scaffold, UCD10Xv1.1 ctg2966, whole genome shotgun sequence, one DNA window encodes the following:
- the LOC107849933 gene encoding nuclear transcription factor Y subunit C-4-like, producing the protein MDNNNNTHQSLAETSTTAATAAAAAQSAAYPPQRPYDHVLQQQLQMLWNYERQEIEQATDFKNSLTRIKKIMKADEDVRMISVETPVLFAKACEIFIQELTLSSWLHTKENKHRTLQKNDIAAAISRTDTFDFLVDIIPRDEVKDEGVGLGLAPGGVPYYYSPLDQPAPGGVVLGRPAIPGTVPGVVPDVDPSMYVPYMSLQVW; encoded by the coding sequence atggacaacaacaacaacactcacCAATCTCTAGCTGAAACTTCGACCACTgctgctactgctgctgctgcGGCTCAGTCAGCCGCATATCCACCACAGAGACCCTACGACCATGTCCTTCAACAACAGCTGCAAATGTTGTGGAATTACGAACGTCAAGAAATCGAACAAGCTACCGACTTCAAAAATTCCCTCACTCGTATTAAAAAGATAATGAAAGCTGATGAAGATGTTCGTATGATTTCAGTTGAAACTCCTGTTCTTTTTGCTAAAGCCTGTGAGATTTTTATTCAAGAGCTCACTCTCAGTTCATGGCTTCACACTAAGGAGAATAAGCATAGAACGTTACAGAAGAATGATATTGCTGCAGCGATCAGTCGTACTGATACTTTCGATTTCCTTGTTGACATAATTCCCAGAGACGAAGTTAAGGATGAGGGAGTTGGTCTTGGGCTAGCGCCGGGTGGTGTGCCGTATTATTACTCTCCGTTGGACCAGCCGGCTCCGGGTGGGGTAGTGCTTGGTAGGCCTGCTATTCCCGGTACTGTTCCTGGTGTTGTTCCTGATGTTGATCCGTCAATGTATGTGCCTTATATGTCGTTACAGGTATGGTAA